The following proteins come from a genomic window of Montipora foliosa isolate CH-2021 chromosome 2, ASM3666993v2, whole genome shotgun sequence:
- the LOC137993467 gene encoding LIM/homeobox protein Awh-like isoform X1: MVGRYREQAVMLMTTACEEKSAANFTREVGDQATAHGEQCAGCKGRIMDRYLVKVSGKAWHTSCLKCCLCGLELGKEATCYTKEDKIYCKTDYARQFGTKCARCARSIHANDWVRRAKSSVYHLACFACDACKRQLSTGEEFALKEGHVLCKLHYLESLEMFLPENSSQEVGLSFCTQSDGGIEDMIQDADSEDSPTSGGILKCHKTKRVRTTFTEEQLQILQANFNIDSNPDGQDLERIAQLTGLSKRVTQVWFQNSRARQKKYGTPLFTGSPRTPSSAGL; the protein is encoded by the exons ATGACCACTGCCTGCGAGGAAAAATCTGCAGCGAATTTCACTCGCGAAGTTGGTGACCAGGCGACG GCACACGGAGAGCAATGTGCTGGGTGTAAAGGCCGTATTATGGACAGGTACTTGGTGAAAGTAAGCGGAAAGGCCTGGCACACGAGCTGTCTGAAGTGTTGCTTGTGCGGACTGGAACTCGGTAAAGAAGCCACTTGTTATACTAAAGAAGACAAGATTTACTGCAAAACGGACTACGCCAG ACAATTTGGCACCAAATGCGCACGTTGTGCTCGAAGCATCCACGCGAACGATTGGGTCAGGCGCGCGAAGAGCAGTGTGTACCATCTCGCTTGTTTTGCCTGCGACGCGTGTAAGCGTCAACTGTCCACTGGAGAAGAGTTTGCTCTTAAAGAAGGACACGTACTTTGCAAATTACACTATTTGGAAAGCTTAGAAATGTTCCTACCCGAAAATTCTTCCCAAGAAG TTGGTCTTTCTTTCTGCACTCAAAGTGACGGAGGGATTGAAGACATGATACAAG ACGCGGACAGTGAAGACTCGCCCACGAGCGGTGGAATATTAAAATGTCATAAAACCAAACGAGTGCGAACCACGTTCACCGAGGAACAGCTGCAGATTCTTCAAGCGAATTTTAATATCGACTCCAACCCGGACGGGCAAGACCTGGAACGAATCGCCCAATTAACTGGTCTTAGTAAGAGGGTCACGCAGGTGTGGTTTCAAAATTCGCGCGCAAGGCAGAAAAAGTACGGAACGCCGCTGTTTACCGGGAGCCCGCGAACACCTAGCTCTGCTGGGCTTTGA
- the LOC137993467 gene encoding LIM/homeobox protein Awh-like isoform X2, with the protein MVGRYREQAVMLAHGEQCAGCKGRIMDRYLVKVSGKAWHTSCLKCCLCGLELGKEATCYTKEDKIYCKTDYARQFGTKCARCARSIHANDWVRRAKSSVYHLACFACDACKRQLSTGEEFALKEGHVLCKLHYLESLEMFLPENSSQEVGLSFCTQSDGGIEDMIQDADSEDSPTSGGILKCHKTKRVRTTFTEEQLQILQANFNIDSNPDGQDLERIAQLTGLSKRVTQVWFQNSRARQKKYGTPLFTGSPRTPSSAGL; encoded by the exons GCACACGGAGAGCAATGTGCTGGGTGTAAAGGCCGTATTATGGACAGGTACTTGGTGAAAGTAAGCGGAAAGGCCTGGCACACGAGCTGTCTGAAGTGTTGCTTGTGCGGACTGGAACTCGGTAAAGAAGCCACTTGTTATACTAAAGAAGACAAGATTTACTGCAAAACGGACTACGCCAG ACAATTTGGCACCAAATGCGCACGTTGTGCTCGAAGCATCCACGCGAACGATTGGGTCAGGCGCGCGAAGAGCAGTGTGTACCATCTCGCTTGTTTTGCCTGCGACGCGTGTAAGCGTCAACTGTCCACTGGAGAAGAGTTTGCTCTTAAAGAAGGACACGTACTTTGCAAATTACACTATTTGGAAAGCTTAGAAATGTTCCTACCCGAAAATTCTTCCCAAGAAG TTGGTCTTTCTTTCTGCACTCAAAGTGACGGAGGGATTGAAGACATGATACAAG ACGCGGACAGTGAAGACTCGCCCACGAGCGGTGGAATATTAAAATGTCATAAAACCAAACGAGTGCGAACCACGTTCACCGAGGAACAGCTGCAGATTCTTCAAGCGAATTTTAATATCGACTCCAACCCGGACGGGCAAGACCTGGAACGAATCGCCCAATTAACTGGTCTTAGTAAGAGGGTCACGCAGGTGTGGTTTCAAAATTCGCGCGCAAGGCAGAAAAAGTACGGAACGCCGCTGTTTACCGGGAGCCCGCGAACACCTAGCTCTGCTGGGCTTTGA